One Pempheris klunzingeri isolate RE-2024b chromosome 22, fPemKlu1.hap1, whole genome shotgun sequence DNA segment encodes these proteins:
- the LOC139222274 gene encoding chloride anion exchanger-like: MRIYRVREWLLGDVVSGISTGLVAIMQGLAFALLASLPPSYGLYTAFFPVLVYFFLGTSRHISVGSFPVLSLMVGAVVTRLVPEDGPPANITGFEGLTQSQQRVLVASSVTFLMGIFQLAMGVLQVGFIVVYLSDTLVSGFTTAAAVHILVSQLKFVLGLNVPGISGPLAIIYTLEKIFVQITSTNICDLVMSILIMVVVFIVKELNDRYRAKLPVPIPIEVIMTIIACGVSYGFSFEERFGVGVVGKMVSGYESPIAPNMEILQESAVEAFPVAIVGFAVAFSVAKVYSIKHDYTIDGNQELIAFGISNIFGASFRSFAASTALSRTAVQESSGGKTQIAGLISAMMAMIVTVALGFLLEPLPTSVLGALVIVNLKGMLMQFSEIPYLWKRDKPECVVWVGTCLAAILLGLDLGLAVGLGVELLTVVFRTQFPRCSVLANIAGTDLYRDRKDYLHTFEPRGVKIFRIPSPIFFANIDFFRDKLVEAVGFNPLRVLRKRNKALRKIKTLLQRRDDGITKKGSFRQTTDEVYMNMERQDPPSDLRELSLQIDWNAELPGNFVVPRVELHSLILDFSAVSFLDISALKGLKTALKEFIRVGVDVYIVSCDAYILEKLHSCTFFDDEILTSMFFPTLHDAMLHVFEKNKEKSKGWVAKASINHFHWPGQATQHNSVGQTSHQF, translated from the exons ATGAGGATCTACAGAGTCAGAGAGTGGCTGCTGGGTGATGTGGTGTCTGGGATCAGCACTGGACTGGTGGCCATTATGCAAG GACTGGCCTTCGCTCTGCTGGCCTCGCTGCCTCCGAGCTATGGCCTCTACACTGCTTTCTTCCCCGTGCTAGTATACTTCTTCCTCGGTACTTCGAGACACATATCTGTAG GTTCCTTCCCAGTCCTGAGCTTGATGGTGGGAGCTGTGGTGACCCGTCTGGTCCCAGAGGATGGACCACCGGCTAATATCACCGGATTTGAGGGTCTGACCCAGAGCCAGCAGAGGGTCCTGGTGGCCTCCTCTGTGACCTTCCTCATGGGGATTTTCCAG CTGGCCATGGGTGTCCTGCAGGTGGGCTTCATTGTTGTGTACCTATCTGACACTCTGGTGTCTGGCTTCACCACAGCAGCTGCCGTCCACATTCTGGTGTCCCAGCTGAAGTTTGTGCTGGGGTTAAACGTCCCCGGCATCAGTGGTCCACTCGCGATCATATAT ACCCTTGAGAAGATCTTCGTCCAGATCACCTCCACCAACATCTGCGACCTGGTGATGTCCATATTGATCATGGTGGTGGTGTTCATAGTGAAGGAGCTGAATGACAGATACAGAGCCAAGCTGCCGGTTCCCATCCCCATAGAGGTTATCATG ACTATCATCGCTTGTGGGGTGTCGTATGGCTTCAGCTTTGAGGAAAGATTTGGTGTTGGCGTCGTTGGCAAAATGGTCAGTGG GTATGAGTCTCCCATCGCGCCCAATATGGAAATCTTACAGGAGAGTGCTGTGGAGGCCTTTCCTGTTGCCATAGTGGGGTTTGCCGTTGCCTTCTCTGTGGCCAAAGTCTACTCTATCAAACATGATTACACCATAGATGGGAACCAG GAGCTAATTGCATTTGGCATTAGCAACATATTTGGTGCGAGCTTCAGGTCGTTTGCAGCCAGCACGGCGCTCTCCAGGACGGCCGTGCAGGAGAGCTCAGGAGGCAAAACACAG ATTGCAGGGCTGATCTCAGCCATGATGGCGATGATTGTTACTGTGGCACTTGGCTTCCTGCTGGAGCCGCTTCCCACG TCCGTCCTGGGTGCCTTGGTCATTGTCAACCTGAAGGGCATGCTGATGCAGTTCAGTGAAATCCCGTACTTATGGAAGAGGGACAAACCAGAATGT GTGGTGTGGGTGGGAACGTGTCTGGCTGCCATCCTGCTGGGACTGGATCTTGGTCTGGCGGTGGGCTTGGGGGTGGAGCTGCTCACTGTCGTCTTCAGGACTCAATT CCCCCGCTGCTCTGTCCTGGCTAACATCGCTGGGACCGACCTGTACAGAGATCGTAAAGATTATCTGCAC ACATTCGAACCGAGGGGAGTAAAAATCTTCAGGATCCCCTCTCCTATCTTCTTCGCAAACATTGATTTCTTCAGGGACAAGCTTGTAGAAGCT GTTGGCTTTAACCCCCTGAGGGTTTTGAGGAAGAGGAACAAGGCTCTCAGGAAAATCAAGACGCTGCTGCAGAGAAGAGATGATGGCATTACAAAG AAAGGCTCGTTCCGCCAGACGACTGATGAGGTTTACATGAACATGGAGAGGCAGGATCCTCCCTCTGACCTCAGAGAACTTTCTCTCCAGATCGACTGGAACGCTGAGCTTCCTGGTAACTTCGTTGTCCCCAGAGTGGAGCTCCACAGCCTCATCCTGGACTTCTCCGCTGTCTCCTTCCTGGACATCTCTGCTCTGAAGGGGCTCAAAACG GCACTCAAAGAGTTCATCCGTGTTGGCGTGGATGTTTACATTGTTTCTTGTGACG CGTACATCCTGGAGAAGCTACACAGCTGTACGTTCTTTGATGATGAGATTCTGACCTCCATGTTCTTCCCGACCCTCCATGACGCcatgctgcatgtgtttgaaaaaaacaaggaaaaaagtAAAGGCTGGGTG GCAAAAGCATCCATAAACCACTTCCACTGGCCAGGCCAAGCCACTCAGCACAACAGTGTTGGACAGACCAGCCATCAGTTTTAG